A genomic stretch from Neosynechococcus sphagnicola sy1 includes:
- a CDS encoding molybdopterin-binding protein, translated as MNQGAEIICVGTELLLGDIVNTNAQFLSQQLAQLGIPHYYQTVVGDNPVRLKRVLAIACERSQILIFTGGFGAYP; from the coding sequence ATGAATCAGGGCGCGGAGATCATTTGTGTCGGCACCGAGCTGTTACTGGGGGATATTGTCAATACCAATGCCCAGTTTCTCTCTCAACAACTGGCCCAGTTAGGGATTCCCCACTACTACCAAACCGTTGTTGGAGATAATCCGGTGCGGCTGAAACGGGTTTTAGCGATCGCCTGTGAACGTTCCCAAATTTTGATCTTCACGGGGGGGTTTGGGGCCTACCCCTGA
- a CDS encoding competence/damage-inducible protein A codes for MGPTPDDLTTETIADFFDVPLIERSEILEDMAQKFALRGRTLTPSNRKQALLPTGADILPNPVGSAPGLIWQPRPGLTLLTFPGVPTEMQRMWQETAVPFLQRQGWGQRTIYSRTLKYWGIAESALAEQIPTLLALENPTVAPYANYGEVKLRISARAASDAAAQVLIAPIEQQLRAVGGLDCYGADDETLATVVGKQLQTREMTLAVAESCTGGGLGHLLTEVPGSSQYFLGGVIAYENSVKETLLGVDAGVLAQVGAVSREVAQQMAVGVRSRLGATWGLSITGIAGPDGGTPEKPVGLVYIGLAGPGASVTSFEHRFGSQRSRPVIRRVSACSALDHLRRQLLQK; via the coding sequence TTGGGGCCTACCCCTGACGATTTGACCACAGAAACGATCGCCGACTTTTTTGATGTGCCCCTGATCGAGCGCTCCGAGATCCTGGAAGATATGGCACAGAAGTTTGCCCTTCGGGGTCGCACCCTAACACCAAGTAATCGCAAACAAGCCCTGTTACCAACGGGCGCTGATATTCTTCCCAATCCAGTTGGGAGTGCTCCAGGACTGATCTGGCAACCTCGCCCTGGCCTTACTCTTTTGACATTTCCGGGGGTGCCGACGGAAATGCAGCGGATGTGGCAGGAAACGGCGGTGCCGTTTTTACAACGCCAAGGCTGGGGGCAGCGAACTATTTATAGTCGCACTTTAAAGTATTGGGGCATTGCCGAGTCTGCCCTGGCAGAACAAATTCCCACCCTGTTAGCGCTGGAGAATCCCACTGTTGCCCCCTACGCCAACTACGGAGAAGTCAAGTTACGTATCTCGGCACGGGCGGCATCAGATGCGGCAGCTCAGGTCTTGATCGCTCCGATTGAACAACAACTCCGGGCGGTGGGGGGGCTGGATTGCTATGGTGCCGATGACGAAACCCTGGCAACCGTCGTCGGGAAGCAATTGCAAACCAGAGAAATGACCCTGGCGGTCGCCGAGTCCTGCACGGGAGGGGGGCTAGGACACCTGTTAACTGAGGTTCCGGGCAGTTCCCAGTATTTTCTCGGGGGGGTGATTGCCTATGAAAACTCCGTGAAGGAGACCCTGTTGGGAGTGGATGCAGGCGTGTTAGCCCAGGTAGGTGCAGTCAGTCGTGAGGTAGCGCAACAAATGGCTGTAGGGGTGCGATCTCGCCTGGGAGCAACTTGGGGCTTAAGTATTACGGGCATTGCTGGCCCGGATGGCGGGACGCCAGAGAAGCCCGTGGGGCTGGTCTATATTGGCCTCGCTGGCCCAGGGGCATCCGTCACCAGTTTTGAACATCGGTTTGGTAGTCAGCGGAGTCGCCCGGTGATTCGTCGTGTCAGTGCCTGTTCAGCGCTGGATCACCTGCGGCGTCAATTGCTACAAAAATGA
- the aroQ gene encoding type II 3-dehydroquinate dehydratase has protein sequence MLSILVLHGPNLNFLGLREPTIYGSITLDQINHGLVVEGQRLQADVTTLQSNHEGMLVDAIQEAFGKHQGLLINAAAYTHTSVAIRDAITAVNLPTVEVHLSNIYRRESFRHHSYIAAVAIGQISGFGADSYRLGLQALVHHLRPVPAEPMVD, from the coding sequence TTGCTGAGTATTTTGGTACTCCATGGCCCCAATCTCAATTTTTTGGGTCTACGTGAGCCAACGATTTACGGCTCTATCACCCTGGATCAGATCAATCATGGCTTAGTGGTGGAGGGACAGCGGCTTCAGGCTGATGTCACCACCTTGCAGTCCAACCATGAAGGGATGCTGGTGGATGCCATTCAGGAGGCCTTCGGCAAGCATCAAGGGCTGTTGATCAATGCGGCAGCCTACACCCATACCAGTGTTGCCATCAGGGATGCGATTACAGCCGTGAACCTGCCCACCGTTGAAGTTCACCTCAGCAATATTTATCGGCGGGAGTCTTTTCGCCACCACTCCTATATTGCTGCTGTTGCAATTGGGCAGATCAGTGGTTTTGGGGCTGACAGCTATCGATTGGGCCTCCAGGCATTGGTTCACCATCTGCGACCTGTGCCTGCTGAACCCATGGTTGACTAA
- a CDS encoding FxLYD domain-containing protein: MVKFKFAAVILWLTMALPALSQPAPADLNCYVQATQDGRVINLGQLCSNLQGSPIQLPNRNGSEVTATPVSDPAHKTSLSASINSYDGDSLVGTVTNNSDRTALFVVVHYEILDEQGSVISTGTIDTGAEDVGPGESVTFNGVGLKHGYTIRPTFVQWTWAN; this comes from the coding sequence ATGGTCAAATTTAAGTTCGCGGCTGTCATCCTCTGGCTGACGATGGCGCTGCCTGCCCTAAGTCAACCTGCTCCCGCCGATCTCAACTGCTATGTACAAGCGACCCAAGATGGGCGGGTGATCAACCTGGGGCAGCTATGTAGCAACCTTCAGGGTTCTCCGATTCAACTGCCAAATCGCAACGGCAGCGAGGTAACAGCAACCCCTGTATCCGATCCCGCCCACAAGACTTCTCTCAGTGCCTCGATCAACTCCTATGATGGGGATTCCCTCGTGGGTACCGTCACCAATAATAGCGATCGCACCGCTCTCTTTGTTGTTGTTCACTACGAAATTTTAGATGAACAAGGGAGCGTTATTAGCACTGGCACCATCGATACCGGCGCAGAGGATGTGGGACCAGGAGAGTCCGTCACCTTCAATGGGGTAGGACTCAAGCATGGTTATACAATCCGACCGACCTTTGTGCAATGGACATGGGCCAACTAA
- a CDS encoding uracil-DNA glycosylase, with translation MASEDQISLFDLLAALPPTAAVTVDRNLIPTNAKIPIAPGTYATLTDLNHDCSQCQRCGLGATRTHVVISRGNPQALIMIIGEGPGQNEDETGLPFVGKAGQLLDKILESVQLSSEQDVYICNVVKCRPPENRTPTPDEVDACRPYLLEQIRIVDPKIILLTGATAVKGVTGDKRGITQIRGQWMEWQGRRCMPIFHPAYLLRNQSREKGSPKWLMWQDIQEVRRQLDQLPQP, from the coding sequence ATGGCTAGCGAAGACCAAATTAGTTTGTTTGACCTGTTAGCAGCGCTGCCACCGACTGCCGCAGTAACTGTTGATCGGAATTTGATTCCCACCAATGCCAAGATTCCCATTGCTCCTGGCACCTACGCCACCCTGACAGATCTGAACCATGATTGTAGTCAATGTCAGCGGTGTGGCTTGGGGGCAACCCGCACTCATGTCGTGATCAGTCGAGGCAATCCCCAAGCGTTGATCATGATTATAGGGGAGGGGCCGGGTCAGAATGAGGATGAGACCGGACTGCCCTTTGTGGGGAAGGCTGGACAACTCCTCGATAAGATTCTGGAATCTGTGCAACTGAGTTCCGAGCAGGATGTCTATATCTGCAATGTAGTCAAATGCCGTCCCCCAGAGAATCGCACCCCCACCCCTGACGAAGTGGATGCCTGTCGTCCCTACTTACTAGAACAAATCCGCATCGTTGATCCCAAAATTATCCTGTTGACGGGAGCCACAGCCGTGAAAGGGGTGACAGGGGATAAGCGGGGGATAACGCAAATCCGAGGCCAATGGATGGAGTGGCAAGGTCGGCGTTGTATGCCCATCTTCCATCCGGCCTATTTGCTCCGCAACCAGTCACGGGAGAAGGGAAGTCCTAAATGGTTGATGTGGCAAGACATCCAGGAGGTACGGCGGCAGCTGGATCAATTACCTCAGCCCTAA